A single window of Psychromonas ingrahamii 37 DNA harbors:
- a CDS encoding RNA methyltransferase → MAKNKVLIALINPKSPTNVGAVMRAAGCYAVDGVLYTGNRYALTMKLKTDTKNISATIPLRNEPDLLNNLSENYSNNDIKVVCVDLIEGATPLPNFIHPEKALYIFGPEDGTIKQSVVNQADAVVYIPTIGCLNLAATVNVVLYDRLAKSTKHITDNELIKKSRDNNNRVKVKSI, encoded by the coding sequence ATGGCAAAAAATAAAGTTTTAATTGCTTTAATTAACCCTAAAAGCCCGACAAATGTGGGTGCTGTGATGCGCGCGGCCGGATGTTATGCGGTTGATGGCGTTCTATATACCGGCAATCGTTATGCTCTCACAATGAAACTTAAGACAGATACCAAAAATATCAGCGCGACGATCCCTTTAAGGAACGAACCAGATTTACTTAATAATTTATCTGAAAATTATTCGAATAATGATATTAAAGTGGTTTGTGTTGACCTGATTGAGGGAGCAACGCCCCTGCCTAATTTTATACATCCTGAAAAAGCATTATATATTTTTGGCCCTGAAGACGGCACCATTAAACAGTCGGTAGTAAACCAGGCTGATGCGGTTGTTTATATCCCTACTATTGGCTGTCTGAATCTCGCAGCGACGGTTAATGTTGTACTTTATGATCGCCTGGCAAAATCGACAAAACATATTACCGATAATGAATTAATTAAAAAAAGCAGAGACAATAATAATAGAGTGAAAGTGAAATCTATTTGA
- a CDS encoding DUF2750 domain-containing protein → MADNNQALMAFIANVKPTQILWALQDKESEDWVVVDSLYYEQTEVMPLWSSAELALPHCTEEWQDYVPAAISVADWLEFWVEDLLADNIVVGVNWLGQDNDLEIDLSEFTEALAGIETL, encoded by the coding sequence ATGGCTGACAATAATCAAGCGTTAATGGCATTTATTGCTAACGTTAAACCAACTCAAATATTATGGGCACTGCAGGATAAAGAAAGTGAGGATTGGGTTGTCGTTGACTCCCTTTATTATGAACAGACAGAAGTAATGCCGTTATGGTCAAGTGCTGAACTGGCTTTACCGCATTGTACTGAAGAATGGCAAGATTATGTGCCGGCAGCCATTTCAGTAGCTGATTGGCTGGAGTTTTGGGTTGAAGATCTGCTTGCGGATAACATCGTTGTTGGTGTTAACTGGCTTGGCCAGGACAATGATTTAGAAATAGATTTATCGGAATTTACCGAGGCATTAGCCGGTATTGAAACATTATAA
- the coxB gene encoding cytochrome c oxidase subunit II yields the protein MIVTRVAFLSTLLIPQLSFANSAFNMRGGVTDISEDVYQLHMTIFLICCAIAVVVFGIMFWSIFHHRKSKGFKPAQFHESTKIEVLWTAIPFVILIAMAVPATKTLIAMEDNSKADITIKVTGSQWKWHYQYLSYNNEILDIDFYSVTSTPQAQINNQEEKTSTYLLEVDNPLVVPINKKVRFVITSDDVIHSWWVPDFAIKQDAVPGFINEAWARVNEVGIYRGQCAELCGKNHGFMPIVVDAMAENDFDNWLAQAKIAKQKEAQEALASQSTSFSKTDLMTQGEQVYVGHCSVCHQPTGTGLPGVFPALKGSAIATGDLNAHINIVLNGKSGTAMQSFSKQLSLKELAAVITYERNAWDNNTGDLVQPIQISNAMNPQESDAAQAAIKNVEAKEAIDEAVPVAADKTMQELPLSKLTKEQLMTSGEQDYLTFCAACHQPTGLGIPGAFPALKGSPLVKGAVSEHLNIVLKGKAGTAMQPFAEQLSAEQLAAIITYERNAWGNDTGDLVQPNDIEQAIKGER from the coding sequence ATGATTGTTACACGAGTTGCTTTTTTATCCACTTTGCTTATTCCTCAATTAAGTTTTGCAAACAGCGCTTTTAATATGCGGGGGGGTGTTACTGATATCAGTGAAGATGTCTATCAATTGCATATGACTATTTTTCTTATCTGTTGTGCGATTGCCGTCGTCGTCTTTGGTATTATGTTCTGGTCTATTTTTCATCATCGTAAATCCAAAGGTTTTAAACCCGCCCAATTCCATGAAAGTACTAAAATTGAAGTGTTATGGACAGCTATTCCATTTGTTATCCTGATAGCCATGGCAGTCCCTGCCACCAAGACCCTGATTGCGATGGAGGATAACAGTAAAGCAGATATTACTATTAAGGTAACAGGCTCACAATGGAAGTGGCATTATCAATACCTTAGTTATAATAATGAAATCCTCGATATAGATTTTTATTCGGTTACTTCTACCCCGCAGGCACAAATAAACAATCAGGAAGAAAAAACATCCACCTATCTCCTTGAAGTTGATAACCCTTTGGTTGTCCCAATCAATAAAAAAGTACGTTTTGTAATAACCTCCGACGATGTTATTCACTCCTGGTGGGTCCCCGATTTTGCAATAAAACAAGATGCGGTTCCTGGCTTTATTAATGAAGCTTGGGCACGTGTTAACGAGGTTGGTATCTATCGTGGTCAATGTGCCGAGTTATGCGGCAAAAACCACGGTTTTATGCCGATCGTTGTTGATGCGATGGCAGAAAATGATTTTGATAACTGGTTGGCCCAGGCAAAAATAGCGAAACAAAAAGAAGCGCAGGAAGCCCTGGCGTCACAGTCTACCAGCTTCTCTAAAACGGATCTTATGACCCAGGGTGAACAAGTCTATGTGGGGCATTGTTCTGTTTGCCATCAGCCAACGGGGACCGGATTGCCGGGGGTTTTCCCCGCATTAAAAGGCAGTGCGATAGCAACGGGTGATTTAAATGCGCATATTAATATTGTCTTAAATGGCAAGTCAGGCACGGCGATGCAGTCTTTTTCAAAGCAGTTATCACTTAAAGAATTAGCCGCTGTTATCACCTATGAACGTAATGCCTGGGACAATAATACGGGAGATTTGGTGCAGCCGATTCAAATTAGTAATGCCATGAATCCACAGGAAAGCGATGCAGCGCAGGCAGCAATAAAAAACGTTGAAGCCAAGGAGGCTATTGATGAAGCTGTTCCGGTTGCAGCAGATAAAACCATGCAGGAGCTACCCTTGTCCAAGTTAACAAAAGAGCAGCTTATGACCTCCGGTGAACAGGATTATTTGACTTTCTGTGCTGCTTGCCATCAACCAACTGGTCTGGGTATTCCAGGTGCCTTTCCGGCATTAAAAGGTAGCCCACTGGTCAAAGGGGCTGTCTCTGAACACCTAAATATTGTATTAAAAGGAAAAGCAGGCACCGCAATGCAACCTTTCGCAGAACAACTAAGCGCTGAACAGTTAGCGGCTATTATCACCTATGAGCGTAATGCCTGGGGTAATGATACGGGTGACCTGGTGCAACCCAACGATATTGAGCAGGCAATTAAGGGAGAACGGTAA
- a CDS encoding MATE family efflux transporter, whose amino-acid sequence MNRTEIIALGRDIFKQTWPMVFGILSLMSFQLADSAFISQLGVLPLAVQGFTMPLQMLFIGLQVGLGIATTAVISRMLGQKKENRARQIGGLVLIMGAVGVFVIALLMWFMRQQILTLLGASAEVNPYINEYWPVWLCSAWLGAMLYFTYSICRSHGNNFFPGILMMATSIINIALDPIFIFYFDLGLQGAAIASICSFSIGLFIILPKLVSNNWISFDWASLPVWTSIKEVNAIMTPAMMGQLLPPLASVFVTKIVAVFGVAAVAGWAMASRIEFFTLVVVLALTMSLPPMVGRLYGAKDCTTIISLVKIVVLFSLLLQAVLAAILFVFAAPLAAFFSADSQVQSVIYQYLLLVPISLGSLGICMLMVSVCNSLEMPMRALLISALRLFLCYLPLVWIASQLWLLEGVIIGAMLGNTLAGLMAWSLYYNAIKKIKPAVPKIEPVLESSLDFKT is encoded by the coding sequence ATGAACAGAACGGAAATAATCGCCCTCGGAAGAGATATTTTTAAGCAAACTTGGCCAATGGTTTTTGGTATTTTGTCTTTAATGAGTTTTCAACTCGCAGACAGTGCTTTTATAAGTCAACTTGGTGTTTTGCCATTAGCTGTACAGGGTTTTACCATGCCATTACAGATGCTGTTTATTGGCCTGCAGGTGGGATTAGGTATTGCGACAACGGCGGTTATTTCAAGAATGTTAGGCCAAAAAAAAGAAAATAGAGCCAGACAGATTGGCGGATTAGTCCTTATAATGGGCGCCGTTGGGGTCTTTGTCATCGCACTTCTTATGTGGTTTATGCGCCAGCAAATATTAACCCTGTTGGGTGCCTCGGCGGAAGTGAATCCCTATATAAATGAATACTGGCCTGTCTGGTTATGCAGTGCATGGTTAGGTGCCATGCTGTATTTTACTTATAGTATTTGCCGCTCTCATGGTAACAATTTTTTCCCAGGTATATTAATGATGGCAACCAGTATTATTAATATTGCCCTGGATCCTATTTTTATCTTTTATTTTGATTTAGGTTTGCAGGGGGCAGCGATCGCAAGTATCTGTTCATTCAGTATTGGCCTGTTTATTATTCTCCCCAAATTAGTGAGCAACAACTGGATCTCCTTTGATTGGGCTTCTCTGCCTGTCTGGACGTCAATTAAAGAGGTTAACGCAATAATGACGCCCGCTATGATGGGGCAATTATTACCGCCGCTTGCATCGGTTTTTGTGACTAAAATAGTGGCCGTTTTTGGGGTTGCTGCGGTTGCCGGATGGGCAATGGCATCGCGCATTGAGTTTTTTACTTTAGTTGTTGTGCTGGCGTTAACCATGTCACTGCCACCTATGGTTGGGCGATTATATGGCGCCAAAGATTGCACAACAATTATTAGCTTAGTCAAAATAGTGGTTCTCTTCAGTCTTCTTTTGCAGGCGGTATTAGCCGCTATTCTGTTTGTTTTTGCCGCGCCTTTGGCTGCATTTTTCAGCGCAGACAGTCAAGTTCAAAGCGTTATTTATCAGTATTTGCTTCTGGTTCCCATTAGTTTAGGTTCATTGGGCATCTGCATGTTAATGGTTTCTGTCTGTAATTCATTGGAAATGCCGATGCGCGCATTACTTATTTCAGCCTTACGTCTGTTCCTTTGCTACTTGCCTTTAGTCTGGATAGCCAGCCAGTTGTGGTTGTTAGAAGGGGTTATTATTGGTGCCATGCTCGGCAATACTCTGGCCGGTTTAATGGCCTGGAGCCTTTATTATAATGCTATTAAAAAGATCAAACCCGCTGTTCCGAAAATAGAACCTGTTTTGGAGTCTAGCCTCGACTTTAAAACCTAA
- a CDS encoding cytochrome c oxidase subunit 3: MKSAAATSYDKYYVPTQSHWPIVGAVALFCIASGAGLTVMQIGKQGASGSYLLMLGFAVLFFMLFGWIKNVIHESMSGLYSVQMDLSFRQSMWWFIFSEVMFFLVFFGVLFYARMFSVPWLGGEGNNAMTNELLWPEFQSIWPLTKTPSGETTQAMGWFGLPLLNTFILLTSSVTVHFAHHALLAGKRTQLKALMIISVLLGGSFLYFQVTEYIHAYHELGLTLTSGIYGNIFYMLTGFHGMHVTLGTILLLIVTLRIFKGHFSKTNHFAFEAAVWYWHFVDIVWLCLFFFVYVL; the protein is encoded by the coding sequence ATGAAATCTGCAGCTGCGACTAGTTATGATAAGTACTATGTACCAACGCAAAGCCACTGGCCAATAGTCGGCGCTGTTGCCCTGTTTTGTATTGCATCGGGTGCAGGTTTAACCGTGATGCAAATCGGAAAACAGGGGGCATCGGGATCCTATCTATTGATGCTCGGATTTGCTGTGCTGTTCTTTATGCTTTTTGGCTGGATTAAAAATGTCATTCATGAATCTATGTCTGGGCTTTACTCTGTGCAGATGGATCTTTCATTTCGCCAGTCGATGTGGTGGTTTATTTTTTCTGAAGTGATGTTTTTTCTGGTTTTTTTCGGGGTGTTATTTTATGCGCGTATGTTTTCTGTTCCCTGGTTAGGTGGTGAGGGTAACAATGCGATGACTAATGAGCTGTTATGGCCGGAATTTCAATCTATCTGGCCATTAACAAAAACCCCTTCAGGGGAGACGACTCAGGCAATGGGTTGGTTTGGCCTGCCCTTGTTAAATACTTTTATCCTATTAACCTCTTCTGTCACTGTGCATTTTGCGCATCACGCTTTACTCGCAGGAAAACGTACGCAATTAAAAGCGTTAATGATCATTAGCGTATTACTGGGGGGAAGTTTTTTATACTTTCAAGTGACAGAATATATCCATGCATACCATGAGTTAGGGTTAACCCTTACATCCGGTATTTACGGGAATATCTTTTATATGTTGACCGGTTTTCATGGCATGCACGTGACCTTAGGGACGATATTATTGTTGATTGTTACGCTGCGAATATTTAAGGGGCATTTTAGTAAAACGAATCATTTTGCTTTTGAGGCCGCTGTCTGGTATTGGCATTTTGTCGATATCGTATGGCTGTGTTTATTCTTTTTTGTCTATGTGCTTTAA
- the cyoE gene encoding heme o synthase yields MANSITHNTATVSASLNEDSLTESRLPTINDYLELCKIKVVALLVLTALVGLALAPDMGRGYFVQLLSLFGIGLLSSSAAVINHIVDSKIDAKMVRTKNRPLVRKAVSRRQALIFSAVIGTLGFSLLVFAANWLTAQMTLFALVGYAFVYTMFLKRATPQNIVIGGLAGAMPPLLGWISETGQLAAQPWILVMIIFTWTPPHFWALAIHRKADYAKAKIPMLPVTHGTDFTKTCILLYSLLLTVVCFLPFLIHMSGYLYLFVAMLINIIFIYKAVALKLSETSYGALNLFKYSILHLTLLFIALFADKFLM; encoded by the coding sequence ATGGCGAATAGTATCACTCACAATACAGCAACGGTCAGCGCCTCATTAAATGAGGACTCCTTAACTGAGAGTCGCTTGCCTACAATAAATGACTACTTAGAGTTGTGCAAAATCAAAGTGGTGGCGTTACTGGTCTTAACCGCATTGGTTGGATTAGCGCTGGCGCCCGATATGGGGCGAGGTTATTTCGTGCAGCTGTTAAGTTTGTTCGGAATCGGTTTATTATCGAGCAGTGCCGCTGTGATTAATCATATCGTAGACAGCAAAATTGACGCAAAAATGGTGCGCACAAAAAACCGACCGTTAGTGAGAAAAGCCGTGTCTCGCAGGCAAGCCTTGATCTTTTCAGCTGTAATAGGGACATTAGGTTTTAGCTTGCTGGTCTTTGCCGCAAATTGGTTAACGGCGCAAATGACGCTGTTTGCGCTGGTGGGTTATGCATTTGTCTACACGATGTTTTTAAAACGAGCGACACCACAAAATATTGTGATCGGCGGATTAGCGGGTGCGATGCCTCCTCTTCTGGGTTGGATTTCTGAAACCGGACAATTAGCCGCACAGCCGTGGATCTTAGTGATGATCATATTCACCTGGACGCCTCCCCATTTTTGGGCGCTGGCGATTCACCGTAAAGCCGATTATGCAAAAGCTAAAATACCCATGTTGCCGGTCACGCACGGCACTGATTTCACCAAAACCTGTATATTGTTATATAGCTTATTATTGACCGTGGTGTGTTTTTTACCTTTCTTAATCCATATGTCGGGTTATTTGTATTTATTCGTCGCCATGCTGATCAATATTATTTTTATCTATAAAGCCGTCGCATTAAAATTATCGGAAACATCCTATGGTGCGTTGAATCTTTTTAAATATTCGATTCTCCATTTAACTCTGTTATTCATAGCCTTATTTGCAGATAAATTTCTGATGTAA
- the ctaD gene encoding cytochrome c oxidase subunit I has translation MTGAADNTQDSYPQTTEHNEHHAPTGFKRWFFSTNHKDIGTLYLGFSLLMFLIGGAMAMLIRAELFQPGLQLMEPHFYNQMVTVHGLIMVFGAVMPAFVGLANWMIPLMIGAPDMALPRMNNWSFWILPFAFAMLLGSLFMEGGGPAFGWTFYAPLSTTYSNDNTAMFVFAVHIMGISSIMGAINVIVTIVNLRAPGMTWMKTPMFVWTWLITAFLLIAVMPVLAGAVTMVLTDKYFGTDFFNAMGGGDPVMFQHIFWFFGHPEVYIMILPAFGIISTIVPTFSRKKLFGYHSMVYATGSIAILSFVVWMHHMFTTGMPLAAELFFMYSTMLISVPTGVKIFNWVATMWRGAISFEVPMLFAIAFIVLFTIGGFSGLMLAITPADFQYHDTYFVVAHFHYVLVTGAVFSIMAGVYYWLPKWSGHMFDIRLAKTHFWLSLISVNILFFPMHFVGLAGMPRRIPDYALQFADFNAIISIGGFAFGLSQLLFVWVVLKCVRGGEKVPANVWQAAEGLEWDVPSPAPHHTFVTPPVIK, from the coding sequence ATGACAGGTGCAGCCGATAACACTCAAGACTCTTATCCTCAAACTACCGAGCATAATGAACATCACGCGCCGACAGGCTTTAAACGCTGGTTCTTTAGTACCAACCATAAAGATATTGGTACGCTCTATTTAGGTTTTTCATTACTTATGTTCTTAATTGGTGGTGCCATGGCGATGCTGATTAGGGCTGAATTATTTCAACCCGGTCTGCAGCTTATGGAGCCCCATTTTTATAACCAAATGGTCACGGTTCATGGTTTGATTATGGTCTTTGGTGCAGTTATGCCAGCTTTTGTCGGTCTGGCCAATTGGATGATTCCGTTGATGATCGGTGCGCCTGATATGGCGTTACCGCGCATGAATAACTGGAGCTTTTGGATTTTGCCCTTTGCTTTTGCCATGTTGTTAGGGTCGTTATTTATGGAAGGCGGTGGTCCAGCCTTTGGATGGACTTTTTATGCTCCATTATCAACAACTTATAGCAATGACAATACGGCCATGTTTGTTTTTGCCGTACATATAATGGGGATTAGTTCAATAATGGGGGCGATTAACGTTATTGTCACAATTGTGAATTTACGCGCCCCCGGTATGACCTGGATGAAGACGCCAATGTTCGTTTGGACATGGCTTATTACTGCTTTTTTATTAATTGCGGTGATGCCCGTATTGGCCGGTGCCGTGACTATGGTATTAACCGATAAATACTTTGGCACTGACTTCTTTAATGCCATGGGCGGTGGGGATCCGGTGATGTTCCAGCATATATTCTGGTTCTTTGGTCACCCTGAAGTTTATATTATGATCTTGCCCGCATTCGGTATTATTTCTACCATAGTACCGACCTTCTCACGTAAAAAGCTCTTTGGTTACCATTCGATGGTCTATGCCACGGGTTCAATCGCAATATTATCTTTTGTGGTCTGGATGCATCATATGTTTACTACCGGTATGCCGTTAGCTGCCGAATTATTTTTTATGTATAGCACTATGCTTATCTCGGTGCCCACCGGGGTGAAAATCTTTAACTGGGTGGCTACTATGTGGCGAGGTGCGATCTCCTTTGAAGTGCCGATGTTATTTGCGATTGCCTTTATTGTTTTGTTTACCATAGGCGGATTTTCCGGCCTGATGTTAGCCATTACCCCAGCCGATTTCCAGTACCATGATACCTACTTTGTAGTGGCACATTTTCATTATGTCTTAGTGACCGGTGCCGTCTTTTCAATTATGGCAGGCGTTTATTACTGGCTGCCGAAATGGTCCGGCCACATGTTTGATATCAGGCTTGCAAAAACACATTTTTGGTTATCATTAATCAGCGTAAATATCCTTTTTTTCCCGATGCATTTTGTTGGATTAGCGGGGATGCCCCGTCGTATTCCTGATTATGCGCTGCAGTTTGCTGATTTCAACGCCATTATCAGTATCGGTGGTTTTGCCTTTGGTTTATCCCAATTATTATTTGTCTGGGTGGTTTTAAAATGTGTTAGAGGGGGAGAAAAAGTACCGGCAAACGTCTGGCAAGCCGCAGAAGGTTTAGAATGGGATGTGCCTTCTCCCGCGCCGCATCATACCTTTGTCACTCCACCCGTGATTAAATAA
- a CDS encoding COX15/CtaA family protein, with the protein MQKTGVNIINNRYKTLVLLSCLLSVLVVGLGAYTRLSDAGLGCPDWPGCYGSLTVPAELDASATAKHSQPGTMDLVFESAKAWKEMIHRYFAGTLGLMLLAILLWPLFNNLKVLRHQSSINKKKHSPNVLMPFKLPALLVLLVLFQAFLGMLTVTMQLQPLIVMGHLLGGFAILSLSTLFYLRLISNPSDTNDFAVQHAYLWCLSALFVLLIQIALGGWLAANYAAPYCAGLPLCSGGWNAGDWQQNFSILDIFQLPATSNNYEYGVLSPQARMSIHLAHRFWAIITAITILVVAIKVYWLSQSNKVKNSALLVILMVICQVSLGVFLVYWAFPISIALAHNLMAAMLLLSLIRLTYYVKLLALPHKSIAGFNTF; encoded by the coding sequence ATGCAAAAAACAGGTGTAAATATCATCAATAATCGCTATAAAACATTAGTCCTATTGAGTTGTCTATTATCTGTTTTAGTGGTCGGTTTAGGCGCTTATACGCGCTTAAGCGATGCCGGTTTAGGTTGCCCGGATTGGCCCGGGTGTTATGGCTCTTTAACTGTACCGGCAGAGTTAGATGCAAGCGCTACAGCAAAACACAGTCAACCGGGCACTATGGATTTAGTCTTTGAATCCGCAAAAGCCTGGAAAGAGATGATTCACCGATACTTTGCCGGAACGCTCGGTTTAATGCTTTTGGCTATTTTATTATGGCCACTGTTTAACAATCTAAAAGTCTTAAGACATCAATCATCAATCAATAAAAAAAAGCACTCGCCGAATGTTTTAATGCCGTTTAAATTACCTGCACTGCTGGTTTTATTGGTGCTATTTCAGGCCTTCCTAGGCATGTTAACCGTGACTATGCAGCTCCAGCCTCTGATTGTAATGGGGCATCTGCTCGGTGGTTTTGCCATCTTGAGTTTATCAACTCTATTCTACCTGCGCCTTATCAGTAACCCCTCAGACACTAATGATTTCGCTGTTCAGCACGCTTATCTATGGTGTCTAAGTGCATTGTTTGTCCTGCTGATACAAATCGCTTTGGGAGGGTGGTTGGCGGCTAATTATGCTGCGCCCTATTGTGCTGGTTTGCCATTATGCAGTGGCGGATGGAACGCAGGTGACTGGCAGCAAAATTTTTCAATTTTAGACATTTTCCAGTTACCTGCGACGTCCAATAACTATGAATATGGGGTGTTATCGCCGCAGGCGCGCATGTCTATCCATTTAGCACACCGATTCTGGGCAATTATCACTGCCATTACTATTTTGGTTGTGGCAATAAAAGTTTATTGGTTAAGCCAATCTAATAAAGTGAAAAACAGTGCGCTGCTTGTGATCTTGATGGTTATCTGCCAGGTTTCATTGGGTGTTTTTTTAGTTTATTGGGCTTTTCCGATAAGCATCGCATTGGCTCATAATTTAATGGCGGCAATGTTACTGCTGAGTTTAATAAGATTAACCTATTACGTGAAATTATTAGCATTGCCGCATAAGTCGATTGCCGGTTTTAATACTTTTTAA
- a CDS encoding cytochrome c oxidase assembly protein — protein sequence MSKHTKLFKKLVLASVGMFAFAFALVPLYDVFCDITGLNGKPSLERAKVSDEVDLNRQVDVGFLTDVAQGAPFKVTVDQALVTVKPGEMNQVIFSAHNLSNESRTMQAVPSVSPGLAAQYMHKVECFCFTQQILQPGEKVSLTLLFYIDTEITPDIKELTLSYTVYDIVTAK from the coding sequence ATGAGTAAACATACTAAGTTATTTAAGAAATTGGTTTTAGCAAGCGTAGGCATGTTCGCTTTTGCCTTTGCGTTAGTCCCGCTATATGACGTTTTTTGTGATATCACCGGCCTTAACGGTAAACCCTCATTAGAGCGGGCAAAAGTGAGTGATGAGGTTGATCTTAACCGACAAGTTGATGTCGGTTTTTTAACCGATGTTGCACAGGGGGCTCCCTTTAAAGTGACCGTTGATCAAGCGCTTGTAACAGTTAAACCTGGTGAAATGAATCAAGTTATATTCAGCGCTCATAACCTCAGTAATGAAAGTCGGACAATGCAGGCCGTGCCATCGGTTAGCCCCGGCCTTGCGGCGCAATATATGCATAAAGTTGAATGTTTTTGCTTTACCCAACAAATATTGCAACCGGGTGAGAAAGTCTCTCTTACCCTGCTGTTTTATATAGATACCGAAATAACACCGGATATAAAAGAATTAACCTTGTCTTACACCGTGTATGACATCGTTACTGCTAAATAA
- a CDS encoding AAA family ATPase translates to MNRPKLTLIRGLPGSGKSTLAKTLNAVHLEADMYFINKQGEYQFDSRRLKEAHLWCQNQCEYYLNRGENVVIANTFVQHWEIAPYRKLAKLFNAILTIKVCTGNYQNSHDVDLLSINKMKKNWQR, encoded by the coding sequence TTGAACAGACCTAAGCTCACCTTGATTCGCGGGTTGCCGGGCAGTGGTAAATCGACCTTAGCAAAAACATTAAATGCCGTTCATTTAGAAGCGGATATGTATTTTATAAACAAACAGGGTGAATACCAATTTGATTCTCGGCGATTAAAAGAAGCGCATTTATGGTGTCAAAATCAATGTGAATATTATTTAAATAGAGGTGAGAATGTGGTCATCGCGAACACTTTTGTGCAGCATTGGGAAATAGCACCTTACCGTAAGCTGGCTAAATTATTTAATGCCATATTAACCATTAAAGTCTGTACCGGTAACTATCAGAACAGTCATGATGTTGATCTGTTATCCATCAATAAAATGAAGAAAAACTGGCAGCGCTAA
- a CDS encoding SURF1 family protein — protein sequence MLKLPVISSSIVVIVVVVCIGLANWQWQRADQKQQRLDNIDRMQQKGLLSWSGLTLLSETLDKTGLRLQLQGRVESRQYWLLDNRTLNGRPGYDVLATFYPTGSTSGLLVNFGWVAQGLSRNKLPQVQLPEQQISITAQLKQGDLAGFYLPGAELAGRGWPKLIQFIDIPQQAQQSQTQLVDFMAYAVDKDSFAQPHYQPVIMPPEKHLAYALQWLLIALSAVVVFVFAMRNQYQQDKFSDTEKKEPSN from the coding sequence GTGTTGAAACTGCCGGTTATTTCATCTTCGATCGTAGTAATTGTAGTGGTGGTATGCATCGGATTAGCCAATTGGCAATGGCAGAGGGCAGATCAGAAACAACAGAGATTAGATAACATTGATAGGATGCAGCAAAAAGGGTTATTGAGTTGGTCCGGTTTAACTCTATTATCTGAAACGCTGGATAAAACTGGATTACGCCTGCAATTGCAGGGTAGGGTGGAAAGTAGACAATACTGGTTATTGGATAATCGCACCCTAAATGGGCGCCCGGGATACGACGTTCTTGCCACCTTTTATCCAACGGGCAGTACGTCAGGTTTATTAGTTAACTTTGGCTGGGTAGCGCAAGGACTCAGTCGTAACAAACTACCTCAGGTTCAATTACCCGAACAACAAATAAGTATCACTGCGCAGTTAAAACAGGGTGATTTAGCCGGGTTTTATTTGCCCGGGGCAGAGCTTGCCGGCAGGGGATGGCCGAAACTAATTCAATTTATTGATATACCCCAACAAGCACAGCAAAGTCAGACGCAACTTGTCGATTTTATGGCTTATGCAGTTGATAAGGACAGTTTTGCGCAACCTCACTATCAGCCCGTTATTATGCCGCCCGAAAAACACCTGGCTTATGCTTTGCAATGGTTACTGATCGCTTTATCTGCCGTGGTGGTGTTTGTTTTTGCAATGCGCAATCAGTACCAGCAAGACAAGTTTTCGGATACTGAAAAAAAAGAGCCAAGCAATTAA